The Streptomyces sp. Mut1 genome window below encodes:
- a CDS encoding acyl-CoA dehydrogenase family protein: MNLELSEEQEAVRRLAEDFVARDVAPYAVEWDRSENVDKSIVKKLGALGFLGLTVPEEYGGSGGDHLAYCLVTEELGRGDSSVRGIVSVSLGLVAKTLVAWGDEEQKRQWLPRLTSGDAIGCFGLTEPGTGSDAGSLTTRAVRDGADYVINGSKMFITNGTWADVVLLFARTNDTPGHKGISAFLVPTDTPGLTRRTIHGKLGLRGQATAELVLEDVRVPAAALMGPEGKGFSIAMSALAKGRMSVAAGCVGIARAALDAAVGYAGEREQFGRPIAGYQLVQELISDISVDVEAARLLTWRVADLVDRGQDFATAASRAKLFASEAAVRAANNALQVFGGYGYIDEYPVGKLLRDARVMTLYEGTSQIQKLIIGRALTGVSAF; the protein is encoded by the coding sequence ATGAATCTGGAGCTCAGCGAGGAGCAGGAGGCCGTCCGCCGGCTCGCCGAGGACTTCGTCGCCCGCGACGTCGCCCCGTACGCCGTCGAGTGGGACCGGTCCGAGAACGTCGACAAGTCGATCGTGAAGAAGCTCGGCGCCCTCGGCTTCCTCGGCCTGACCGTCCCCGAGGAGTACGGCGGCTCGGGCGGCGACCACCTCGCGTACTGCCTGGTGACCGAGGAGCTGGGCCGGGGCGACTCCTCGGTGCGCGGCATCGTCTCGGTCTCCCTCGGCCTGGTCGCCAAGACCCTCGTGGCCTGGGGCGACGAGGAGCAGAAGCGGCAGTGGCTGCCCCGGCTGACCTCGGGGGACGCCATCGGCTGCTTCGGCCTGACCGAGCCCGGCACCGGCTCGGACGCGGGCAGTCTGACGACCCGGGCCGTACGGGACGGCGCGGACTACGTCATCAACGGCAGCAAGATGTTCATCACCAACGGCACCTGGGCCGACGTGGTGCTGCTCTTCGCCCGCACCAACGACACCCCCGGCCACAAGGGCATCTCCGCGTTCCTCGTCCCCACGGACACCCCCGGCCTCACCCGCCGCACCATCCACGGCAAGCTCGGCCTGCGCGGCCAGGCCACCGCGGAACTGGTGCTGGAGGACGTCCGCGTCCCCGCCGCCGCCCTCATGGGCCCCGAGGGCAAGGGCTTCTCCATCGCCATGTCCGCCCTGGCCAAGGGGCGGATGTCGGTGGCGGCCGGCTGTGTCGGCATCGCGCGGGCCGCCCTGGACGCGGCCGTCGGCTACGCGGGCGAGCGCGAGCAGTTCGGCAGGCCCATCGCCGGCTACCAGCTCGTCCAGGAACTCATCAGTGACATCTCCGTGGACGTCGAGGCCGCGCGCCTGCTGACCTGGCGGGTCGCCGACCTCGTCGACCGGGGCCAGGACTTCGCCACCGCCGCGTCCCGGGCGAAGCTGTTCGCCTCCGAGGCCGCCGTCCGCGCCGCCAACAACGCCCTCCAGGTGTTCGGCGGCTACGGCTACATCGACGAGTACCCGGTCGGCAAGCTGCTGCGGGACGCCCGGGTGATGACGCTCTACGAGGGCACCAGCCAGATCCAGAAGCTGATCATCGGCCGGGCCCTGACAGGAGTCTCCGCGTTCTGA
- a CDS encoding TetR/AcrR family transcriptional regulator produces the protein MARPRKPLLSRERIVEKASALVDAEGLNAVSTRRLAAELGVSGPSLYNHFRNKDEILDAVADAVSAQVDLSMFEESDPRDWRAALHDWALSYRAALAAHPHIVPVLARGPGRRPAGLRVADAVFGAMVRAGWPPAQATYIGALMRYFITGSALGSFARGFVDDETAYDPADYPHLGQAHLLAERRQQVDEGAFETGLRALVDGLVLQYEQLEPAPARRATSG, from the coding sequence ATGGCCCGCCCGCGCAAGCCCCTCCTGAGCAGAGAACGCATCGTCGAGAAGGCGAGCGCCCTCGTGGACGCCGAGGGCCTGAACGCCGTGTCGACGCGCCGCCTCGCGGCCGAACTGGGGGTCAGCGGGCCGTCCCTGTACAACCACTTCCGCAACAAGGACGAGATCCTGGACGCGGTCGCCGACGCCGTCTCCGCGCAGGTCGATCTGTCGATGTTCGAGGAGTCCGATCCGCGTGACTGGCGGGCCGCCCTGCACGACTGGGCACTCTCCTACCGTGCGGCGCTCGCCGCGCACCCGCACATCGTCCCGGTGCTCGCCCGGGGCCCGGGGCGCAGGCCGGCCGGGCTGCGGGTGGCGGACGCCGTGTTCGGCGCGATGGTGCGCGCGGGGTGGCCGCCGGCCCAGGCCACGTACATCGGCGCCCTGATGCGCTACTTCATCACCGGCTCGGCGCTCGGCTCGTTCGCCCGGGGCTTCGTGGACGACGAGACGGCGTACGACCCCGCCGACTACCCGCACCTGGGCCAGGCGCACCTGCTGGCCGAACGGCGCCAGCAGGTGGACGAGGGGGCCTTCGAGACCGGGCTGCGGGCCCTGGTGGACGGGCTCGTGCTCCAGTACGAGCAGCTGGAGCCCGCCCCCGCAAGGCGTGCGACGAGCGGCTAG
- a CDS encoding YiaA/YiaB family inner membrane protein has product MSETTPVRQQNTAAYYGQAVASFGIAMGAVTLGIYFLDADAWVRGFLAIGVLYLVTSAFTLAKVIRDRQEAGQLVSRVDQARLEKILAEHDPFQKL; this is encoded by the coding sequence ATGAGTGAGACGACACCGGTCAGACAGCAGAACACCGCCGCCTACTACGGTCAGGCCGTCGCGTCCTTCGGGATCGCGATGGGCGCGGTGACCCTCGGAATCTACTTCCTCGACGCCGATGCCTGGGTGCGCGGTTTCCTCGCCATCGGCGTCCTCTACCTCGTCACGTCCGCCTTCACCCTGGCCAAGGTCATCAGGGACCGGCAGGAGGCGGGCCAGCTGGTCAGCCGGGTCGACCAGGCCCGCCTGGAGAAGATCCTCGCCGAGCACGACCCGTTCCAGAAGCTCTGA